The nucleotide sequence gtgatcggagattctaaccagctaaggaaggaggggacgactgTCTCGGtgacgcatgcctctctgtaacgcactttgtgctggcgcttggaatagatggcatcggatccctcgaagatcatgaggcattccttgggaTCGACAAAGCTATCCCCGTCCTTGCCcgtcatgcctcctttcttggctgttgCCTCTTTGCCCTTTCTTTCTTTTGATCCACCGGCCTGTCGCATAAAGCGCTTGAGAAGTtaacagtccttgtagaggtgcttgatggggtaggagtggttggtgcatgggctctccatgagcttgtcgaagtagTTGGGGAGGCCCTACTAGGGTTGCTTGCCTGTATGATCGGCCATGGCGACCAAAGTAGAGTTGGCTTGTCGGTGCCGACccatcttgttctttttgcccctttgtgtggaggggccctcgtcctggtcctcacgcttggccttgcctttgtctcggcctccactaaagaccgttccgaccgcctcctcaccagaggcgtggttcatggtgacATCGAGTAGGGCGTGGGTGGTCCAGGGCTTTagacagccgagcttgtggatcagagactcacaggttgtcccagagaggaacgcaCTGAGGACGTCAGTgtcaacgacatcaggaagggagttgcatcacttcgagaacctacggatgtaatcccgtagggactcgttgggctcctgctagcagctcttgaggtcctaggaattcccagggtggacatatgtcccctagaaattccctatgtagatcctcttgagatccgcccagttgtggatgatgtcatgcgggaggaatttgagccatgctcgaacatgttcccccacatagatggggaggtattgaatgatgaagtggtcatcatccacccctccagctcggtaggcgagccaaaagtcttcgagccatataccaggattCGTCTCCTCGGTATATTTGGCGACATTGGTAGGCGGTCGGAAGCGCAGTGGGAACGGTGCTCTATGGATGCGACGGCCAAAGGCTTGAGATCCCAGGCCATCCAGGCTAGGACTCCAGTCGTCTAGTTGGCGACCATGCCCGTGGCACGTTTCCCCgttcccctcgatggtccgggcGAGGCCCGTGCCACCTACTCTCATCGCCCCTCGATGGGCGTCATCATCACACCGGGCTTGACGCCGATTGTTGATGACACTGCGAGCATCTCGGTTTGGCCCGAGCCATTCACGCacaggcggtcggtgtggagcgggcgccgggTCAGGCCATGGTGCAGCTACGTCCTCCTATTCCACGCCTGgcgactgtagtggtgagcggacGGAGTGGTTTGACTGGTCCGCCCCCattcccccggtggggagagaggccatgagtcagtGTCGCGACgtagagctctccgcctgttcGGCCTGGGCATTTTTTAACCGCAAACCACAAACTGAACCGAACcgcaccgaaccgaaccgaagtGTTGGTTTTTTCAATTTTCGGTTTGCGGTTCGGTTTCTAGTTTTGCACTGTTTGGTGTttggcttcaactttggttttATACTCAAACCGAACCGATTAACCGAACAAACCGAAGTACATCTCCGTGGCAAAAAAAATAGAGCGCACACCCACGCTCTATCGCTCCCTAGACCCCAGCCCACCATGGCCCATACTGCGCTAAAGTTGGCCAGTGTCAACACACGTCTATGAGACATGAGTGTGGTTCACGGACCCGAAAAAATCATTCAATCGTGCTAAGTCCGCCGGCGTCCGCACTTCGCATCCGCCCCCTCCTCGCGTCCGTCGTCCGCACTTGGCTTCGTATCCGCCTCTACGTCAGCAACTCCACCAACTCCGCCTCCTCGATCCTCTTCCTCCAACACCATGGTGCCCTCCGCCATCAGCGCGGCTCGCGCCCTCTCCTCCATCGCCTGCGTCCCCCGCATCTCCTCTCCTCTCCAGCACTCTCCCCGACTCCTTCACATCTGTCGTCCACCCGCCTCCTCTCCTTCCTTTGCGGTGGTGTAGGCAGTCCACCACCCTCCTATCTTCCTCTGATGGCACCGTACCGCCCCTCCCTCCTCCTCACGCCACCACCCCTCCTCTACCGGCGAGGCCACCCCCATCTCCTCTCCTTtcctctctagatctagatctaaaaggGAAATATGACGACTGCCATTCTTGGGTTCGAGGTGGTTCGAGGAAGGTCATGCCGTCGTGCAGCGGCGGGATCCCAACGCGGGTGACGGCGGCGGGATCCCAGCGCGGGTGACGGTGGCGGGATCCTAGCGtgggcgacgacggcggcgggatCCCAGTGCTGGCAGAATGTCTCGGTTAATTCGGTTAAAACTGAAAACCGAATTAAAAAAACCAAAACCGAATTCTATGGTTTTCAGTTTTCTGCAGAACCGAACGGGTGATGTAGGCTGGAAACCAAAGTTTTTTATAACCGAATAAACCGAACCAAATTAACGGTTAAAACCGAACGCCTAGGCTGACCGCCTGTTGTACGGCAAcggtttccaccagcgcccggaggttccggtggaccgcctgctcctaggggtcgacggccTCTGGAAGGCCTTGCATAAGCATCGctgcagcggtgatgttctggctagcccacgcaaactatgggggatcattccccccgtccatgatgttgcgctggacctggcgggcgcgacCCCGAGCGCCGCTCACCGGGTTACACGCGTGTGGCGACTATAGTGGTGAGCGGTTTGACTGGTGCGCCCctattcccctggtggggagagaggccatgagtcggtgtcgcgacgcggagctctctgcctgttgtacggcggcggtttccaccagcgcccagaggttccggtggactgcctgctcctgggggtcgacagGCTCTAAAAGGCCATGCAGAAGCATCGCCGTTGCAACAATGTTttggccagcccgagcgaactatgggggatcgttcccccatccatgatgttgcgctggacctagcgggcATGACCCTAGGCGCCGCTCGCCGGGTTATGCGTGCGTGGCGCAGCGTGCTGCGCCGAGGGTGCCAGCGTAGGTGGATGCTGGCTCTGCCTTCTTTGTCGTatctcctcgccgtgctcctacgCACGGGCGAGGGCCTCCATGCGAgggtccgaaggggtgtgagtctgtagggaCTCTGCTAACACCGGcggctgtcccagagcgtccgccatagcgcactcctgggacagatggtggctaggtgccatgacatagcttatgctagagccattgctttcaacctcatcatccatgaggtcatggaaagaggcgggagcatagcccgccattcccacaaattcggatgtgagagggggtggcgtcagcatccttcggagcccccgtgcATACGTGTTcatgggggacgcgaggccgtaggggaaccggttgtATGGCGGTCGTggtagggacaacggggtccctccggagagttggcgaaagatattaaatagcgagtaaagaacaatatgtacgttactcatagtggggttttaGCCCAGCGTGGGCTCAGAGCGGAGCTCAGGCGCCTCGTCGTTGAGGCGGCCGGGTggcccagagccgatggagggcgctcctcctccgacaGGCAccaggacaagtgcctcctctcgAAGGCGAAGCACGCTGAgctggtcagcgacgaagtctaggcttccaaagaggaaggtctgggatggctcgaagatgggaggaacccacatcccaacaggtgggagtatgggaaactctagcgagccgaagcgaattgtatcgctcgagcccgccatgacggagatggcagaaaggtgggtcatccgatgatcaaaagcatgaacgtacggcgtcctccccacggacgacgccaactgtcggtgtgaaaagtgactagtaagtaaatatttgtcgttttgccgtacgttgtgatcggatgtggcctagcactcaatgacatagggtttatactggtttagacaacgtgccctacgtccagtttgagtcagtcagtgactttattcctgagcccaggtgctcaaagtttgctatagGGTTACAAATGGGTGGGAGTAAGATGGGATGTGTTAgaagtccggtcggactctggaccgaagggccaagagtgacgagagctcctacgtgcgctatgtattagaacatatgctctgtgtagctttagaatgtctaaagctagcagagagtgagtcaGAATGATCCATCTGTTGTTCGTCCTTTGTTGTCGTGTGTTGTCTGCCCCTGTTGGGAcagggcgcatccccttttatagatgaagggaatggccttacaagtgtgagagagagagtgagagaaagagagtgtgtggtACTAGTCTTGTttcccacgccgtcgggtacaagacggtttgttgatgcccacaatactgttgacggccagatgcatgtggtaggttccaccatgttcttctggtatggcaaatatcggtgcctaccatactgtaggacaaacgTCGGTGCCCAGaacactgtttgtgttctgacatgtctagaaggttataaagtaccTTTCTGACATGATCCgacagtactgtcctacaggtgtgcagggtacggtcctcgatattgcggttgacttgagcgccctgccttacttgcttcgCCTATTTCTTTAAGTCCTTACTGAGCAGGCATCTTCGTTCGGTCATTTctcagtcggctccgaccgcgccggtcggagaagagctgtaagcagaggttcggtgtactctCGGttagagaagcgggtcagagtcagaagcgagcgtcgtccccttcttggtccaggcctttcggtcggagactggatcgctcttccggTCTGTCGTTTAGgtacctgggccggcccaggagttgcgcgtcatttcgcaacgtcgtctactgggtcgagcttttgctgggaagcaggcccattagggaccccgggtttatgaacccgacactatgtTTTCAAGCACCTTACAAAGGTGTCGGGCAAGGTACAGCTCACTAACACAATTCTAGTttgcaatgtcacacaaacctcTGCAACCAGTACTCAACCAACCGGGAAGCTTACACATGCTAATATGCAAAGCacacaaagcctaagctcactagcactaCTCGATAGCAAGGCTACATAAGGTAAACTAGACATCTCaataattacttagctacacaagctaagcaATATAActagcaaggctacacaagccaactagTTACTTAAGAGAGCTACTACTTCGCTACACAAACAAACTAGCTACACAAGAGCAACAATACAAACACAATATATGAAtgaataaatacaagcttgtgttaggAGTAAACAAACCAACGGGATGGACAATGtagacacggtgatttttatcctgaggttcggtgACTTACCAACCACCTATTccctgttgagacaagctcaaggttGTCGTGTGGtgctcttgctagtggtgacccaccaGTCACACTCTTCTATGTGAAGTGCTCACCATGAGCTCTAGCGCTCGACCCGGCTAGAACATTTGACGCTCTTCACGtctcgctcaactagagttgctctttatgTCTCCTCATAAATCCTTCTCTAGAGCCACGCACAATCACCACACGGGCTTCACAATGGAGACCACAATctaccaaaccgtctaggtgttGACAAACACCAAAAATAATAAGAACTCCATAAATCACAAAGATTTTCTAGCGTCATCAAATACAATCTTCAAATCTCTCACTCGAATTAGCACCAAGCTTGAGAGTGGGATGAAGGGAGGAGGCGAATTAGCTCGAGGCTCCATATATATTGTACGGTTACTTTATGTTTTGATGCCGTGTTATGGTGGCCACACGGCCAATCTATCTTGTCGGATTTAGTTCTCCATTTGACTTGGGAAGGCCTTGTTTGATCTCTTTTACTAGCAACTAGTTGATAAACCTTAACTTTAACTCAGGATCAAATAGAAGGACTAGTCGATGGGTTAAAGTTTAGTCAAAGCTACACCTAGTTGTTAACTCACTCCATTGTGGTAAAAAAGTCGTCCGTGGCCCTTAGGCCCTGTTTgattgagctgtggctgtgggaaaaagctgctgtgggctgtgagctgtggaaaagctgctgtgggctgtgagctgtagaaaagctgaaagctgtttggttaaacaagtataaaatataccttttatctttatctctcttgaaacaactatggaagagctttttattccaccaatttcgaaaaacagaaagccaaaagcagggtcaaatcagctttcaaaaataaactacggaaaagcagctgcttctgaaaaaacaCTCTCCAAAAACAGCTACTTTGGTTGAACTTTTGGCTTTTAGAACaaaaaaccaaaaccaaaaacCCAACCAAACATAGCCTAACCTCGCAGAGCCCGGCGCGGCCACGTTCGGCCTCCAGGCGTGTCCATCGACGCCCGCGCCCGACGCAGACCAGCTGCAGCACGCCAGCACAGGCAAGAGCACAGTGCATTGACCAGATGACCAGAAGGGTTGCAGCACGCCTTGCGTCATTGTCGCATCTTTTCAGAGTTAATTCAGCCAAGCCAAAGGTGAACAGCGGCAAAGATTTTGCAAGTCTAGGGCACAGCCGTGTATGTACAGCAGCTGAGCGCGGGCACTGCACCGTTCGTTTTCACACCAGACGTTCGTGGTAGAGTAGCAACTGATTAGCTGAACACATATTTGGCGGCCTCCGGTTGTCTTTCCATTCCATCCGTTGTTGTTGGAGAGGCAGAGCGGTGTGACATTGCAGGATGCAGAAACGCGTGGTGTTGGTGAGCGCGGCGGCCGTGCTCGGCCTCGCCGCGGTCGTCCTGGGGGTCGTCGCGAGCAAGAAGTCCAAGGCAAGCTACACACTCCATCCGCATTACCCTTCGAATCTGAGTTGTGCAGCGGGCTCACTGCTTGTACCTGTTTCGACTTCGATCCATCCATATCGATCGGCCGCGCAGGGTTTCGTAAGCTTCGAGTCCTTCGACGAGCAGCACTGCGTCTACCGGCGCAAGCCAGCGCTCGGCTGCGGCGTCGCCGCGGCGCTGCTCGCGCTGACGGGGGTGGCCCTCGCCACCGCGGCCGGCGAATGTCTCGGACCCGACGCGCCCGCGACCGGCCGCAGGCGCGCCGTCGCCGTCAAGTATTGCAAAAACGCCTGGTACGTACGCGCCTAGATCCAGCCACCGCATGTGGTGAACTCGCATGCAGCACCTTGCGCCCGCCGTTCTGCGCGAGGCGGCCGACGCTCAATTGCCTGTTGGAAGACATCTGGTTGTGATTGGTCGGTACATGTCTATGCCTCCTCGTCTCGTCAGGGCGGCGGTGGCGATGGCGGTGGTGATGTTCCTGTACGGTGTGGCGATGAAGCGGGGCCTCTCGGCGACGAGCGGCATCTTCTTCACGGCGTCCAACTTGTCCGCCGTCGCCACCGGGTACGCCATCGCGGCCTACGTCAACTTCCAGCGGACGGACGAGCCGGCGCCGGGCCAGTTCGTCGAGCTGGGCGTCGCGATGGGACAGCCGCAGTGGGCGCAGCCGTATCCTCCGCCGCCCTACCCGCCGCCTATGGCTAACCCTGCTCCTCCCCAGTACGGGCACGGCGGCTACGGCCCCAGGCAATCTGCGGGCACAGCTTGAGCTTGATGCATCGTCAGTTCCGTTGAGGAAAAGGCCGTCTTTTATATTTTACTTCACCCTTAACTATGAAACCATCTGTCTATTTTACTCTTTGGACGGTTTTTGACAGCGGTTTTGGTACAGTAACAGCACGTCTACTACAGTAACGGCGTTGTTGCTACAGTAATGTGTGTTtgcattttctttttttattttcggtgattttttgaaaaaatcatagtaaaccatagaaaaatcataaaatgaaaaatctaattttattggactccacatgagtagatctacacagtaaatatataatacggtatgttttagtacaatttttttttgtagctttagattaattggaaaattcaattttgtctgtaattaattagaatttatttataactaagttatacatagtccaatgagtataaaatttttactatagttcaagcatagaataattagcgtaccataaaaatttcaccacaattggaccatagaagcagcagctatgaattattccaattaattacagataaaattagattttccaattaatctaaggctacagtaaaaattttgtactaaagcataccgtattatatattcactatgtagatctactcatgtagagtccaacaaaattagattttttattttatgatttttctatgatttactgtgatttttcaaagattcaccgaaaataaaaaaagaaaattcaagccaccatcactgtagcaaacccaccgttGCTATAGTAGACCCGCTGTTACTATAGCAAAACCGCTGTCAAAAACCGCctgggggtaaaatagacggttttgaaaagttcagggggtaaaacagacggtttcataattaggggtgaagtagaccatgtatgAAAAGGGGGTTAAGTAAACTTTTTCCGTTCCGTAGACTTGTGTGGTGTCACCATTTGCCGCTCATGGTTTCTGGTGTGTTTTTCTTTCGTCTACATGTTGTTACTCATCTACTGTGGTAGTCGTTAACGAGCAAAACATATTGCCCTGGTCGTTTCGCTGAAAAGCTATGGCTGAAAATACTATtaactaatttattgtgagagaaaaatattattcgttgactaaaaaagtaCGATTTATAAGCCAAACCAACAGGACGCTAACCAATCATGCACATGCAGCCGTGTCTTGCTGAAATCCAGTGCTCATTTCAATCTCTTGTCGAGTGTTTATCAAATATTCCCGGGTCCTCGGTGCAAAGCTTGTCAGGTGTAATAGTGCTCAATGACGTCGCGTGATAATTTGTTACGTTGAGGGTTTTTCTATAAAAGGTGTGGGGGTGCGCACGAGCTCCCCATCGCGGGCCGCTTGTTGGGCTGGCCTCTACACGCGCAGGCTCCCCGTTGCGGTCGTTTAGGTTGCTGGGCCGAACCGTTTGGCCACAGGCCCTTTTCATTTTCTTgagtattttctaatttagttctaaaagaaatttgtaaattcaatatcAATTTGTGTAGCTGACAAAAAATTATAAAACcaaatttgttaggttcctaaaatcatgatctatctactagtatattttgttcacataagttttataatattcttaggagctatataattaatttgagatccTTAATATTGTCAAAAcaagaacttgtaggaattattgtgatgaattagtAGAAGTACTggccctaaaatttttacagtagatttctaacaatattaggtactcactgtaatttttgtagcctcatagaaattagtttgttaaggtaactaaatgagccctagttcaaaaatatagtcaatcaatcaaatgtcaaaaattaGTTGGGGGTTTGTAGAAAACGAAAACATTTTTTCCAGAAACGAGCCTCACTCGACCACGTGGATACATGGCTTAGTATGTTAGTcactagagctagctcgttagcttgcgagaCGTAATCGTATTTTAAAGTTGCggatgtcgttgattatttacgtccctgcgttgcatccacgtatttcatgataggagcgatgttggatcgcggagtcatcgggagtagcGGAAGTAGATGGAgacttgatgatcatgccaccaagataaaagctaacttggttatattttacccaggcgaGCCCCGatacataacccctattattctacacctttttttatgcttgtgcattaagtttaagaagttgaatgaaacccatttgcatatatatatatatataaccttatcttatgagttttactagtatgacaggatcgtgtatattgctatgctacaggactccggtagaagtcgagtgattgcctgccactcgcgagagatagaaaatatattattgttgttattatattactatcacatagaaaatatatgaatgataattggagaccgggcggaatagtacttggatctggacttggtttggtattcgagcgaggctcggattgtgcttgttccgcctgtgtcggttaaggaccatccattgcattggattctagtcaggtcatagacttattatcctgagcacatacttatttatgggagcagggaaggctcgttgctctcttgtcgtgggttccggctcttttcggaccgactgattggaggcggggatggtggaggtctaagcaccacactgagtccaggactcaagtgtggggcttggagtccatgtatggatagggacctagaccccttgacaggagtggtgggcttgtcctgcttgtgcctggggtacaagcggggcatgtgtttcggggtacctagttaggcacattgattcgtgaatcaccgggtaatccagtacgacttgtctacagtctggcaccgtagtaagaactggaatatgaaagatggtaaaatggttctgattgcttatcacatgcttg is from Miscanthus floridulus cultivar M001 chromosome 7, ASM1932011v1, whole genome shotgun sequence and encodes:
- the LOC136465829 gene encoding uncharacterized protein, with amino-acid sequence MQKRVVLVSAAAVLGLAAVVLGVVASKKSKGFVSFESFDEQHCVYRRKPALGCGVAAALLALTGVALATAAGECLGPDAPATGRRRAVAVKYCKNAWAAVAMAVVMFLYGVAMKRGLSATSGIFFTASNLSAVATGYAIAAYVNFQRTDEPAPGQFVELGVAMGQPQWAQPYPPPPYPPPMANPAPPQYGHGGYGPRQSAGTA